The following are encoded in a window of Pelecanus crispus isolate bPelCri1 chromosome 6, bPelCri1.pri, whole genome shotgun sequence genomic DNA:
- the LOC104031694 gene encoding LOW QUALITY PROTEIN: olfactory receptor 5V1 (The sequence of the model RefSeq protein was modified relative to this genomic sequence to represent the inferred CDS: substituted 1 base at 1 genomic stop codon) — MQRLNLSTVSEFVLVGLSDAPQVRFLLFVLFLIIYLATMAGNIAILVAISTDTHLHNPMYFFLGNLSLLDILCPTVTVPKMLEALLLENKVISFTGCTLQLFFLIDAVGTEIFLLAVMAYDRYVAICHPLQYMNIVSMKLCAHLAIGTWVVGFFNSLLHTSLIFTLFFCDSNEVDQYYCDIPPMLTLSCSPTYSRELVLLTVAGVLGSSAFVVTLMSYICILLAILGMNSSDSRHKAFSTCGSHLTVVCLFYGTTICTYVRPSSTYSPNQDRIISMLYGILTPLLNPIIYSLRNKEIKCALGRVISQIRTALTRREHLSQSLVSSGALANGLAHSSKLVLFTLSFVLSMLSSSIVLISXTYILAAVLRFNSAEGWLKAFSTCASHLTVVILFFRTVIFTYVHPGSHFSVDKDRAAPVIYTLVIPMLNPLIYRLRNKEMKAALGRLMHRKITLG, encoded by the exons ATGCAGAGGCTCAACCTATCAACGGTATCTGAATTTGTTCTTGTAGGCCTTTCTGATGCTCCACAAGTCcgttttcttctctttgtgctGTTTTTGATCATTTATTTGGCCACCATGGCAGGTAACATCGCAATCCTTGTTGCCATTAGCACAGACACTCATCTGCACAAccccatgtacttcttccttGGCAACTTATCCTTACTGGATATCTTATGTCCCACTGTCACTGTGCCAAAGATGCTGGAGGCCTTGTTGCTTGAGAACAAGGTGATTTCATTCACTGGCTGCACACTCCAGCTGTTCTTCCTCATTGATGCCGTAGgcacagagatttttcttttggctgtGATGGCGTATGACCGCTATGTTGCAATATGTCATCCGCTGCAGTACATGAATATCGTGAGCATGAAACTGTGTGCCCACCTAGCCATTGGCACCTGGGTAGTAGgattttttaattctctgttgCACACATCTTTGATTTTTACACTCTTTTTTTGTGATTCTAATGAAGTTGACCAATATTACTGTGATATTCCTCCTATGCTGACCCTCTCCTGCTCACCTACTTACAGTAGGGAACTGGTACTTCTCACAGTTGCTGGGGTCCTTGGAAGCAGCGCCTTTGTGGTCACTCTGATGTCATATATCTGCATCCTCTTGGCTATCCTGGGCATGAACTCTTCTGACAGCAGGCACAAAGCTTTCTCCACTTGTGGTTCTCACTTGACAGTAGTATGCCTTTTCTACGGGACCACCATTTGCACATATGTACGGCCTTCCTCCACCTACTCACCTAATCAGGATAGGATAATTTCTATGCTCTATGGAATCCTCACTCCCCTGCTAAACCCCATAATCTACAGTCTGaggaacaaagaaattaaatgtgcCCTAGGAAGAGTGATCAGCCAGATAAGAACTGCTTTAACAAGACGAGAACATCTATCTCAGTCTCTGGTGTCCTCTGGAGCCCTAGCAAATGGATTG GCACACAGCAGCAAGCTGGTGCTTTTCACCCTGTCCTTTGTGCTCagcatgctgagcagcagcattgTCCTCATCTCCTAAACCTACATCCTCGCTGCTGTCCTGAGGTTCAACTCTGCTGAGGGCTGGCTGAAAGCCTTCAGCACATGCGCTTCCCACCTGACTGTGGTCATCCTGTTCTTCAGGACTGTCATCTTTACTTATGTGCATCCCGGCTCTCATTTCTCAGTGGACAAAGACAGAGCTGCCCCTGTGATCTATACCCTGGTCATCCCCATGCTGAACCCTCTGATCTACCGCCTGAGAAACAAGGAGATGAAGGCTGCACTCGGGAGGCTGATGCACAGAAAGATCACACTGGGGTAG
- the LOC104031692 gene encoding olfactory receptor 5J3 yields the protein MADENCTEVTQFTFSGLTEHPQLKPVLFVLFLGTYVLTLAGNLGLIALIRVSPQLRTPMYFFLGNLSFLDICYSSTISPKMLLDLPAKTKAISFAGCLTQFYFYAVFATAEVYLLAAMAYDRYAAISKPLLYKVVMSPGVCMSLVAVSYLAGLLNAIVHTSALLRLSFCGPPVINNFYCDGPPLFVVASTNTRLNEGLMFVFVGFNMITTNLLILTSYACIVVAVGRMGSAAGRSRAFSTCASHLAAVIIFYVSATFNYMQPSSSNSLESKKIASIFYTIIVPMLNPMIYSLRNKEVKELFTLLLDIKQTNLCLAL from the exons ATGGCTGATGAGAACTGCACCGAGGTGACCCAGTTCACCTTCTCGGGACTCACAGAGCACCCACAACTGAAGCCCGTCCTCTTCGTGCTCTTCCTGGGCACCTATGTGCTGACATTAGCGGGAAACCTCGGCCTGATCGCCCTGATCAGGGTCAGCCCCCAGCTTCGCACCCCCATGTACTTTTTCCTCGGTAACTTGTCCTTCTTAGACATTTGCTACTCCTCCACCATCAGTCCCAAAATGCTGCTGGACCTTCCTGCAaaaaccaaagccatttcttttgCTGGCTGCCTcacacagttttatttctaCGCTGTTTTTGCCACAGCTGAGGTTTACCTGCTGGCTGCCATGGCCTATGACCGGTACGCGGCCATCTCCAAACCCCTGCTCTACAAGGTTGTCATGTCTCCTGGCGTCTGCATGAGCCTGGTGGCTGTGTCCTACCTTGCAGGGTTGCTGAATGCCATCGTGCACACAAGCGCCCTGCTCCGGCTGTCCTTCTGCGGCCCCCCAGTCATCAACAACTTCTACTGCGACGGGCCGCCGCTGTTTGTTGTCGCCTCCACCAACACGCGCCTCAATGAGGGTTTAATGTTTGTGTTTGTGGGTTTCAACATGATCACCACCAACCTGCTCATCCTCACCTCCTACGCCTGCATCGTGGTGGCTGTGGGCAGGAtgggctctgctgcaggcaggagcagagcctTCTCCACCTGCGCCTCCCACCTGGCAGCTGTCATCATTTTCTATGTGTCTGCTACTTTTAATTACATGCAACCCAGTTCATCAAACTCACTGGAGAGCAAGAAAATCGCATCCATCTTTTACACCATTATAGTCCCCATGCTGAACCCCATGATTTACAGCCTGAGAAACAAGGAG GTTAAGGAACTTTTCACACTGCTGCTTGATATCAAGCAGACAAATTTATGTCTAGCTCTCTGA
- the LOC104031691 gene encoding olfactory receptor 2D2 yields the protein MARENQSVVTEFIFQGLSSQPRTQTVLFIVFLFFYLFTIVGNIMIITVIRADCQLQSPMYFFLASLSFLDIGYVSSNIPLMLVNLLTKKRTISFSGCAAQMYFSLAFGMTECVLLGVMAYDRYMAICHPLLYTTVMNRKVCIHMVVASWTSSLLSSMVINSLTLRLPFCGPDILNHYFCEVLAVLALACTDTALMEMVIFIFSIIIVFIPFLLIITSYAHILSAILKIQSARVQSKAFSTCGSHLMVVSIFYGTAICVYMNPKSRPPQDRDKVVAVFYTIVAPMLNPLIYSLRNKDMKRALRRAMNRPKSLFI from the coding sequence ATGGCCAGGGAAAACCAAAGCGTAGTGACAGAATTCATCTTTCAAGGCCTTTCCTCCCAGCCAAGGACACAGACTGTTCTTTTCATAGTGTTCCTGTTTTTTTATCTGTTCACAATTGTGGGGAACATCATGATCATTACAGTGATCAGAGCTGACTGCCAGTTGCAGTCACCCATGTACTTTTTCCTTGCCAGTCTGTCCTTCTTAGATATTGGCTACGTCTCCAGCAACATCCCACTGATGCTGGTGAACCTCTTGACCAAGAAGAGGACCATCTCCTTCTCTGGATGCGCTGCTCAGATGTATTTCTCTCTGGCTTTTGGCATGACAGAGTGTGTTCTGCTTGGGGTCATGGCCTATGATCGATATATGGCGATATGTCACCCCTTGCTCTACACCACTGTCATGAACAGGAAGGTTTGCATTCACATGGTCGTGGCTTCCTGGACCAGCAGCCTGCTGAGCTCCATGGTCATCAACAGCCTCACCTTGCGGCTGCCCTTTTGTGGGCCTGACATCTTGAACCATTACTTCTGTGAAGTGCTAGCAGTGCTGGCCTTGGCCTGCACTGACACTGCCCTCATGGAGATGGTCATCTTCATCTTCAGCATCATCATAGTCTTCATCCCCTTTCTATTGATCATCACCTCATATGCCCATATCCTTTCCGCCATCTTGAAGATCCAATCTGCACGTGTGCAATCCAAGGCCTTCTCCACCTGCGGATCCCACCTGATGGTGGTGAGCATATTCTATGGGACGGCCATCTGCGTGTACATGAATCCTAAGTCAAGGCCTCCACAGGACAGGGACAAAGTGGTTGCAGTGTTTTACACCATTGTAGCCCCAATGCTGAACCCCCTCATCTACAGCCTCAGGAACAAGGACATGAAGCGCGCCCTGAGAAGGGCAATGAATAGGCCCAAATCCCTGTTTATTTAA
- the LOC104031689 gene encoding olfactory receptor 5G25 → MIRRNKTTVDVFILLGITDIWELRVILFVLFLLICVASLVGNLGMIALIRLDSRLHTPMYFFLCHLSLVDLGNSSAVAPKMLVSFFEERKAISLPGCAAQMYFCGVCIITECYLLAAMAYDRYVAICKPLLYVATMSQKVCIQLAVGSYIVAAVNGIVLVSSVFSLHFCGPNVINHFFCDILPLLKLSCSSTTVNEHVLFIMATFIALGTLVFIVVSYGYILTAVLKICSSEGRHKAFSTYASHLSSVTVFYGTMIFMYVRPSYSYSLAQEKVVSVVYILVIPMLNPLIYSLRNTEVKEALKRHLEKVLVSFRNQTGKEVP, encoded by the coding sequence ATGATCAGAAGAAACAAGACAACTGTTGATGTGTTCATTCTCTTGGGAATCACAGATATTTGGGAGCTGCGGGTCATTCTCTTTGTGCTGTTCCTTCTGATTTGTGTCGCCTCATTGGTGGGGAATCTTGGCATGATTGCATTAATCAGGCTTGACTCTCGActccacacccccatgtacttcttcctctgccacctctctcTGGTAGACCTAGGCAATTCCTCAGCAGTTGCTCCCAAAATGCTAGTGAGCTTctttgaagaaaggaaagccATCTCTCTGCCAGGGTGTGCAGCCCAGATGTACTTTTGTGGAGTCTGCATAATCACTGAGTGTTACCTGCTGGCTGCGATGGCTTATGACCGGTACGTGGCCATCTGTAAGCCTCTGCTCTACGTAGCCACCATGTCCCAAAAGGTTTGCATCCAACTGGCTGTGGGATCCTACATAGTAGCTGCTGTGAATGGAATAGTGCTTGTCAGCTCAGTGTTCAGTTTACACTTCTGTGGCCCTAATGTCATCAATCACTTCTTCTGTGACATTCTTCCGCTCCTGAAACTGTCCTGCTCCAGTACTACTGTCAATGAACATGTGCTTTTTATCATGGCTACTTTTATTGCGCTGGGCACTTTAGTATTCATTGTTGTTTCTTATGGTTATATCCTTACCGCTGTCCTGAAGATCTGCTCCTCAGAGGGCAGGCACAAAGCTTTCTCCACCTATGCCTCACATTTGTCATCAGTCACAGTTTTTTACGGAACTATGATCTTCATGTACGTCCGCCCCAGTTATAGCTACTCCCTGGCCCAGGAAAAAGTGGTGTCTGTTGTCTACATCTTGGTGATTCCCATGCTGAACCCCCTGATCTACAGCCTGAGGAACACAGAGGTGAAGGAGGCTCTCAAGAGACACCTAGAAAAAGTTCTTGTTTCCTTTAGAAATCAAACTGGTAAAGAGGTGCCATGa